TCTGCGCAGTTTAGAGCGGGTAGGTTCCAGGGATCGAATGGATCTCGGTGCCGGTAAACTGTTAAGTATGGCTGATTTGGATGAAGTGATCTTCCCTTGGGACGGGGTGCTTGATTTTTCGGCAAGGATGGCTGAGGAGTATGGAAAAATGGTACTAACCTTTGAGATTCTTATGAACGGCCCCAATCCGGAAAGGATAGAGCAAACTATCCGTCAAGAGTTTGAAACACATCCGGCGTTTCAAGCTCTTTTGGAGGAGGGGCAGCTCCAAGTGAACCTAAACTTTAATGTTGATACCGCCGCCTACGGCGGTGGCAATGGAACAGGGAAAAGGATGATTTGTGACCAAAGGGGATGAATGGCATAGGAGCAACAACATACAGCGAATCCCAAAAATTTCATATTGCCGCCGTCATTTTGGCAGCCGGCTTTTCCTCCCGGATGAAAAGTTTTAAACCCCTCCTGCCCCTGGGTTCAGCCAGTGTCATAGAAACAGCGATCCAATCATTCCAGAAGGCGGGCTTCATGGATATTCGGGTTGTTCTCGGGCATAAAGCCGGGGAGCTTTTGCCGATATGTGATTCATTGGGTGTTCAGCCTATCTTGAATGAAGAGTATGCTGAAGGCATGTTTTCCTCGGTCAAGGCCGGAGTGAAGAGCTTAGGTCGGGAAGTGGACGGATTTTTTCTCTTGCCCGCTGATAATCCCCTCATCCAGGCGGACACCTTACAGAGGCTATATGAAGGGTTCAACCTGGGGCCGGGAGGTATCGTTTATCCGGTCTGCCAGGGAAAAAGAGGTCATCCTCCTTTGATTTCCCGATCCTATAGAAACAGCATTCTCAGCTGGAGAGGTGAAGGCGGACTTAGAGCCCTTCTGGAACATTACCAGTCTGATGCCCTTGAGGTGGGCACGGAGGATCAAGGAGTGCTGCTGGATATGGATACCCCTGAGGACTACAGGACCCTGTTAAAGCATTATGGCTGTGCCCCTACTCCCACAGAATTCGAGTGTTATGAATTGCTTCAAGGGAACAACACCCCGGACCAGGTCATCAAACACTGCGAAACGGTGGCCCGTTTAAGTGTTTTTTTGGGCGAGCAATTAGGCGAAGCAGGGCTGCATTTAAATCGGGAATTATTAAGAACCTCTGCTTTATTGCATGATATAGCCAGGCTTAAACCTAATCATCCCCAAGAAGGAGCCAAACTTACTGCTGCCTACCCGGAGGTTTCCGCTATTATTGCCGCTCATATGGACTGTCCCTGGGAGCCTTCCCAACCGCTGACCGAGCAAGAAATCGTCTATCTGGCGGATAAACTGGTGGCCAAGGAACGGATTGTTTCACTCCAGGAGCGATTTAAGGGGAGTGTGGAACGGCATGAAAATGAACCGGAAGTTCTTGAACATGTCTATCGGCGCCTTGGTCAGGCCTATAGAATCCATAGCCGTGTCGAAGAAATCCTGGGAGAATCTGTCCAAACCTTAATCAATTCAAATCTGGGGAGTGATGTTCATGGATAAAGAGATTAAAATGGGGTTGCAGCATGCTCTTGAAGAAAAACTGGAGGCAGCTTTGATTACCGTCACCAAAGTGTTGGGATCCGCCCCCAGAAAACCGGGAGCACAAATGCTGGTTTTGGCAGATGGAACCACTACAGGGACCATTGGCGGCGGCTGCGGTGAGGCTGATGCCAGGCAGGCAGCCCTTCAAGTTCTGGCCGCGGGAAAGCCAAGGAAGCATTGTTTGAATATGACGGCGGACATTGCCGAGGATGAAGGTATGGTTTGTGGCGGTATTATGGAATTATTTATTGATTACCTGGGCCGGCACAATGGGGCGGAACAGCTGAATCTCCTGGAAAACTATGTGCTTTCCTTCCATCACGGCGAAACTCCTGTCTTGATTACCCTAACGGAGTCCAAACAGGAGAAGGTCGGTCAAAAGCTTGTCATTCAAAAAAATGGTCAGGTTACAGGGGATTTAGGCTTACCCATACTGAACCGGATAGCCCTTGAGGAGGTTTGGGCGGGAAGGGGTCATGGCCATTTTGCCGTGCTCAATCTGGACGAGAGGTTCAATCCCTGTGACACAACCACTGAAGTCGCCTACCAGATGCTTCTTGAGCCACCGGTCTCAGAAACGAAGCTGGTAATTTTAGGAGCTGGACATATTGGCCTGCCTTTGGCCGGTATGGGAAAAATGCTGGGTTATGAGGTGACCGTCGTGGATGACCGGCCCTCCTTTGCCAATTCCGGCCGGTTTCGAACGGCTGACCGGGTGATCTGCAATGATTTTGAAAAAGCTTTAGCAGACCTGGTCATCGACTCCCAGACCTATGTGGTTATCGTAACCCGGGGTCATCGTCATGATAAGGTTTGTTTGAAAACGGTAATTCATCAACCGGCAGGCTATATCGGGATGATTGGCAGCCGCCGCAGAGTGAAGGCGATGTTGGCCGAATTGCAGGAAGAAGGGATTCCGGCCGCAGCCTTAGAGAAATTGTACTCCCCCATCGGCTTGAAGATCGGCGCGGAAACTCCTGAAGAAATTGCCGTCTGCATTCTGGGTGAGATCATCAAGGTTCAGAGGGAGCATAAGGACAGGGTAAAACAGCAAGACGGTGTAAGGCAGCAAGATATTGTAAAGCAACAAGACAGTAGCAGGCAACAAGATAATGTAAAACTGCAGGAAGAACCGGCAGCCAGTGTTAGGAACAATGAAGAACCCCAGAAAATGCTCGTATGAAAAAAGTGTATCTTGCACGCCATGGTGATATCGGATTGGGCAGGAATAAACGGTATATAGGGATTCAGGATCTTCCCCTGAGTGCCGAAGGCAGGGAGCAGGCCTTTTCCTTAAAAAAGCGCCTGCGGGAGGTTCCTTTGGACAGGATCTATTGCAGTGCTTTAAGCCGCTCCCGGGAGACTGCCGCGATCATAGCCGAAGCCCATTCTTTATCCTTGACCGTGCTTCCCGAGCTGTATGAGATCGAGATGGGAGAATGGGAGGGAAAGCTTTTCAGCGAGATACGGGAGCGGTTTCCGGCAGAATACCGGCAGCGAGGTGAGGATGTTGTCCATCACCGTCCTCCCGGAGGGGAAAGTTTCCTCCAGTGCTCCCGGCGCATTATCCCCCTATTCGAAAGCATTGTCCGCTCTGATGCGGAAACCAGTCTTATTACCGGGCACGCCGGGGTCAACCGGGTGATTTTATGCCATGCCCTGGGATTGCCCCTTCAGGAACTCTTTAGTTTTAAACAGAGTTATGGATGCTTGATTCTTTTGAACCAGAATCATCGAGGGCAGTGGGAAGTGAAGTATATTATCTCAGAATGAAACTATTTATGCCTATTTAAGAGCATATATGAGGGCCGTGGAAATCTTATGATTTGCTGCGGCTCTTTGCTGTTTCTTCGGTAAAAGAAACCGCTAAGGTCAGGTCAATTTATGTCGATTTTTGTACTATTTTTCTTGAAATATATCTTATTTTTAAGTAAAATTAAGATAATACATATTGAAAGCTCCGATTTGCAAGAAGGTTAGCCAAATTTCGGTAGGATAGGATGTGAATAAAGAAACAATCTGTTGTAGGGTTTTTACGGCAGATTATTTTATAGAGGTTGATTTAAATATATAAAAGTTTATGAAGGAGACGAACGAGATGAAGCTGAAGAAAATCAAATATAAGCTGCTGCTGGTGTTTATGCCGATCTTTTTGCTGTCTTTTATTGCGCTTTCGGTAATCAGTTATTATTTGTCAAGCAGTGCCCTGTCCAAAAGCGTTGAGGAGACCGGTATGGCTGTGGGAAGGGAGTATGCGGCAAGGGTAGCGGGTTACATAGAACAGGCTGTCATTCAGCAGGAAGCTTTTGCGGCGGAAATAATTTATATGGGTGCCCTTGAGGATCAGCAGCAGCTGGTAAAAACGCTGGAATGGGGTAAATCAAGAAGCAAGGTGCTGGAAAGCGCTGTTTTTATTGCTCCTTCCGGCGCTGCGGTCCGCTCCGATGGAACGACGGTTGAATTGGGGGACCGGGACTACTTTAAAAAAGTTCTGGAAACGAAGAGCCCGGTGGTCTCAGAGCTGGTTACTTCAAGAACTACGGGGAAAACAGCCTTTAATGTTGCTGTTCCTGTCATGGACGGTGATCAGGTTTTGGGCGTACTGACAGGGTCTTTCGCCATGGAAAAATTGGGCGGACTGATGAAGGATTTGAAGTTTCTGTCTACCGGCTATGGCCTGATTGTGGATGGTTCGGGCCTTGTGATTGCTTTTCCCCAAGCGGAGGAAGTCGTGGGAAAATTGGATTTCTCCAAAGAAGATATCGATGAGTCCCTTAAGACAAAGGAAGCTAAGTTGGACAAAAAACTGATGGAATTATTCAGCCAAAGCACGCAGGAGAAGGAACAGCTTGTCGGGAGATACACTTCCATTCGGGGTGTTGAAGTGATTGGCACCTTTACGCCGATTACCTTGGCCGGAGACCGTCAGTGGAATGTTTTGATTGCTGCGCCTGTGACGGAGGAGTATGAGCCCATAAGCAATCTGGCCAGGTCCATGGTCGTGACGTCTTTCCTGTGCATCCTTATTTCCATCGCCGTTACAGTTATATTCAGCGGCAGGATGAGCAGGGTTTTCATTCGCTTAAGGGATGAATGCCTGGTCATGGCCGAGGGGGACTTCCGTCAGCGGGATGAGGAAGCTGAAGCATACGACGAGGTAGGGCAGGCTTCGGCAGGATTAGTGAAGATGCGGTCCAATGTCAGGGCGCTGATAGCAAAAGCCATGGCCGGCATTGAACAGGTGGCCGCTTCCAGCCAGGAGTTGACGGCGGTATCAGAACAATCGGCCAGCGCCGCCGATCAAGTGGCCCAATCCGTGGGTGAGATTGCCTGCGGTGCAGAAACTCAGGCCGTCGCTATCAAGCATTTGGAAGAAGAATCCCAACGGATCATCGAGGGTCTGGAAAAAATAGATAGCTCTACCGCAAATGTGGAGAGGCTGTCCCTGGATGCCAGGCAGAGCGCCGATCATGGCCTGCTTAAAGTGGAGGAAGCTATTGACCAGATGCAGAAAGTGGGTCAAGGGTCCGCAGAAATGCAGGAGACCGTCACTAAACTGCAGAACGGATTTGGGGAGATCTCGCAAATTGTGGATATCATTACTGCTATTGCCGAGCAAACCAATTTGCTGGCCTTAAATGCCGCCATAGAGGCGGCCCGTGCCGGAGAACATGGACGGGGCTTTGCCGTGGTGTCTGAGGAAGTGCGCAAGTTGGCGGAAGAATCCCGGACGGCGGCGGACCGGATCAGATTGCTGGTGAAGGACAATCAGGAAAATGTTGAAATGACCGTTCAGGTTTCCCATGAAAGTGCAGAAAGCATTGACCTGGGGATTAGCCACGTTTTTTCGACCGGAGAAAGCTTTAAAGGGATCAAGACGTCTATCGAAAACCTGTCCCAAGACATTGGTCAGGTGTCGGCAGCCGTTGATCATTTGACGGAGATTGGCAGAAGCTTCTACGGACAGTTGGATAAGATTAATGAAATGAGCGAGAGAACTTCAGGTGAGACTCAGAATGTCTCCGCCGCAACGGAAGAACAGTTGGCGGCCATGCAGGAAGTTGCCAACTACAGCCAAAGACTTTCAGAAATGGCGGGCAATCTGCAGAAGGTTATAGGAGAATTCAAAATATAAATGCCCGGAACCCCAAAAACGAACATTGCAGGCAGCCCCCGGATGTAGGAAAATAACTCATCCGGGGGCTGTGTCATGAGCAGAAGGTTGCACAGGTTCTTTTCCTCAGCCCGGTTCTTTTCTTTAACGGCTGCCCGCAATTGGGCAATATCGCTTTAGACAATTTTCGTGGTCCATTGCTCCAAATTCCAAATATCGCTGACCCAATCGCTGTAGAAGTCAGGATCATGGGATACTAAAAGAACCGTTCCCTTGAACTCCCGAATAGCCTTTTTCAATTCATCCTTGGCATCCACATCGAGATGGTTGGTGGGCTCGTCCAGGACGAGGAAATTGATGTCTTTGAGCATGAGCTTGCAAAGGCGTACTTTGGCGCTTTCGCCGCCGCTCAGGACCATCATTTTATTGGAGATATGCTCATTGGTCAGCCCGCACTTGGCCAGGGCTTGACGGACTTCATAATTGGTCAGTCCGGGAAACTCCTGCCAGATCTCCTCGATAGGGGTATTGGTGTTGCCGCGGTTGGATTCCTGTTCGAAATAACCGGGGTAAAGATAATCCCCTAAGATGACTTCGCCGCTAAGGGAGGGAATGATCCCCAGCAAGGTTTTCAGCAGGGTGGTCTTACCCAGACCATTGACTCCGCGGATGGCCACTTTTTGTCCTCTTTCCAGGTGCAGACTGAGGGGGCGGGTTAAAGGCTCATTATAACCAAGAACCAAATCCTTGGCTTCAAAGATGACCCGGCCAGGACTTCTGGCCTCCTTAAACCGGAATTGGGGCTTGATTTTCTCTTTGGGTTTTTCCAGAATCTCCATTCTATCCAGCTGTTTCTGACGACTTTTCGCCCGGCCGGTGGTGGAAATGCGGGCTTTGTTGCGGGCGATAAAATCTTCCAGGCGGTCCACTTCTTTTTGTTGTTTTTCATAAGCCTTCAGCTCTTGCTCTTTTTTGATGTGATAGAGCTGCATAAATTGCTCGTAGTTCCCGGTATAACGGGTTAAGTCGGCATTTTCCACATGATAGATCACATTGACCACATCGTTGAGAAAGGGGATATCATGGGATACCAGGATAAAGGCGTTCTCGTAATCCTTCAAATAATTGCTTAACCAAATGATATGTTCAGCATCTAAATAGTTGGTGGGCTCGTCCAGTATTAATATAGTAGGTTTTTGCAGTAGAAGCTTGGTCAGCAGAACTTTTGTCCTTTGACCGCCGCTCAAATCGGTGACATCTTTATCCAGACCGATTTCACCGAGGCCTAAGCCGTTGGCCACTTCTTCCACTTTGGCATCGATCATATAGAAACCATTGCTCTCCAGAATGGTCTGAATTTCCCCGACATCCTCCATCATTTTGTTCATCTGCGCTTCCGTAGCCTCAGCCATGCGGTTGTAGAGCTCCAGCATCTCAGCTTCCAGCTCGAA
The window above is part of the Desulfitobacterium chlororespirans DSM 11544 genome. Proteins encoded here:
- a CDS encoding DVU_1551 family NTP transferase, coding for MNGIGATTYSESQKFHIAAVILAAGFSSRMKSFKPLLPLGSASVIETAIQSFQKAGFMDIRVVLGHKAGELLPICDSLGVQPILNEEYAEGMFSSVKAGVKSLGREVDGFFLLPADNPLIQADTLQRLYEGFNLGPGGIVYPVCQGKRGHPPLISRSYRNSILSWRGEGGLRALLEHYQSDALEVGTEDQGVLLDMDTPEDYRTLLKHYGCAPTPTEFECYELLQGNNTPDQVIKHCETVARLSVFLGEQLGEAGLHLNRELLRTSALLHDIARLKPNHPQEGAKLTAAYPEVSAIIAAHMDCPWEPSQPLTEQEIVYLADKLVAKERIVSLQERFKGSVERHENEPEVLEHVYRRLGQAYRIHSRVEEILGESVQTLINSNLGSDVHG
- a CDS encoding XdhC family protein: MDKEIKMGLQHALEEKLEAALITVTKVLGSAPRKPGAQMLVLADGTTTGTIGGGCGEADARQAALQVLAAGKPRKHCLNMTADIAEDEGMVCGGIMELFIDYLGRHNGAEQLNLLENYVLSFHHGETPVLITLTESKQEKVGQKLVIQKNGQVTGDLGLPILNRIALEEVWAGRGHGHFAVLNLDERFNPCDTTTEVAYQMLLEPPVSETKLVILGAGHIGLPLAGMGKMLGYEVTVVDDRPSFANSGRFRTADRVICNDFEKALADLVIDSQTYVVIVTRGHRHDKVCLKTVIHQPAGYIGMIGSRRRVKAMLAELQEEGIPAAALEKLYSPIGLKIGAETPEEIAVCILGEIIKVQREHKDRVKQQDGVRQQDIVKQQDSSRQQDNVKLQEEPAASVRNNEEPQKMLV
- the cobC gene encoding alpha-ribazole phosphatase, with amino-acid sequence MKKVYLARHGDIGLGRNKRYIGIQDLPLSAEGREQAFSLKKRLREVPLDRIYCSALSRSRETAAIIAEAHSLSLTVLPELYEIEMGEWEGKLFSEIRERFPAEYRQRGEDVVHHRPPGGESFLQCSRRIIPLFESIVRSDAETSLITGHAGVNRVILCHALGLPLQELFSFKQSYGCLILLNQNHRGQWEVKYIISE
- a CDS encoding methyl-accepting chemotaxis protein, with protein sequence MKLKKIKYKLLLVFMPIFLLSFIALSVISYYLSSSALSKSVEETGMAVGREYAARVAGYIEQAVIQQEAFAAEIIYMGALEDQQQLVKTLEWGKSRSKVLESAVFIAPSGAAVRSDGTTVELGDRDYFKKVLETKSPVVSELVTSRTTGKTAFNVAVPVMDGDQVLGVLTGSFAMEKLGGLMKDLKFLSTGYGLIVDGSGLVIAFPQAEEVVGKLDFSKEDIDESLKTKEAKLDKKLMELFSQSTQEKEQLVGRYTSIRGVEVIGTFTPITLAGDRQWNVLIAAPVTEEYEPISNLARSMVVTSFLCILISIAVTVIFSGRMSRVFIRLRDECLVMAEGDFRQRDEEAEAYDEVGQASAGLVKMRSNVRALIAKAMAGIEQVAASSQELTAVSEQSASAADQVAQSVGEIACGAETQAVAIKHLEEESQRIIEGLEKIDSSTANVERLSLDARQSADHGLLKVEEAIDQMQKVGQGSAEMQETVTKLQNGFGEISQIVDIITAIAEQTNLLALNAAIEAARAGEHGRGFAVVSEEVRKLAEESRTAADRIRLLVKDNQENVEMTVQVSHESAESIDLGISHVFSTGESFKGIKTSIENLSQDIGQVSAAVDHLTEIGRSFYGQLDKINEMSERTSGETQNVSAATEEQLAAMQEVANYSQRLSEMAGNLQKVIGEFKI
- a CDS encoding ABC-F family ATP-binding cassette domain-containing protein — protein: MSILNVENVNHGFGGRKILENTTFRLLKGEHVGLVGANGEGKSTFLDIITGKLIPDEGKVEWSNRVSVGYLDQHTVLTQGKSIRDVLREAFQKMFELEAEMLELYNRMAEATEAQMNKMMEDVGEIQTILESNGFYMIDAKVEEVANGLGLGEIGLDKDVTDLSGGQRTKVLLTKLLLQKPTILILDEPTNYLDAEHIIWLSNYLKDYENAFILVSHDIPFLNDVVNVIYHVENADLTRYTGNYEQFMQLYHIKKEQELKAYEKQQKEVDRLEDFIARNKARISTTGRAKSRQKQLDRMEILEKPKEKIKPQFRFKEARSPGRVIFEAKDLVLGYNEPLTRPLSLHLERGQKVAIRGVNGLGKTTLLKTLLGIIPSLSGEVILGDYLYPGYFEQESNRGNTNTPIEEIWQEFPGLTNYEVRQALAKCGLTNEHISNKMMVLSGGESAKVRLCKLMLKDINFLVLDEPTNHLDVDAKDELKKAIREFKGTVLLVSHDPDFYSDWVSDIWNLEQWTTKIV